One Sulfuricurvum sp. DNA segment encodes these proteins:
- a CDS encoding PIN domain-containing protein: MNKYDLNNMHTIGDKKIFFDANILLYLFWSTHLTWQARYSQVYNKLIQQNTKFTIHFVVISEFVNRVMKIEYNNYLTTNGLTSQSYNYKQYRDSTEGQDAQNDIYTLVKAKIINDFEIVDTGIYQKEIESMLVIDSLDFSDKLIVNLCKDNGFVLLTNDSDFKNSGIDILTLNNKI; this comes from the coding sequence ATGAATAAATATGATTTGAATAATATGCATACAATAGGGGATAAGAAGATTTTTTTCGATGCGAATATACTTCTTTATCTTTTCTGGAGTACGCATCTTACCTGGCAAGCAAGATACTCTCAAGTATATAATAAGCTAATACAACAAAATACAAAATTTACAATCCATTTTGTAGTCATTTCAGAGTTTGTTAATAGGGTAATGAAAATTGAGTACAATAATTATTTAACCACAAACGGTCTTACTTCTCAATCATATAATTATAAACAATATAGAGATAGTACTGAGGGGCAAGATGCACAGAATGATATTTATACTTTAGTCAAAGCAAAAATAATAAATGATTTTGAAATAGTGGATACAGGTATTTATCAGAAAGAAATTGAAAGTATGTTGGTAATTGACAGTTTGGATTTTTCTGATAAACTGATAGTCAATCTGTGCAAAGACAACGGATTCGTTTTGCTAACGAATGATAGTGATTTTAAAAATTCAGGAATTGATATTTTGACGCTTAACAATAAAATCTAA
- a CDS encoding STAS-like domain-containing protein, which produces MESVKINVFNIVGNGNCTLPEDGEKVFEAIKKALESNKKAMISFKNVTTITSAFLNSAIGKLYGSFEDAKLKESLQVEDMAVEDQIILKRVVIGAKLYFKDSQRMVESIKEILGEDDE; this is translated from the coding sequence ATGGAAAGTGTAAAAATTAATGTGTTTAATATCGTAGGTAACGGGAATTGTACGTTACCAGAAGATGGTGAAAAAGTTTTTGAAGCCATCAAAAAAGCTTTGGAAAGCAATAAAAAAGCAATGATATCGTTCAAAAATGTCACGACAATCACATCGGCATTTCTTAACAGTGCTATCGGTAAGCTATATGGGTCTTTTGAAGATGCAAAACTCAAAGAAAGTTTACAGGTTGAAGATATGGCAGTTGAAGATCAAATCATCTTAAAAAGGGTTGTAATCGGAGCAAAGCTCTATTTCAAAGATTCACAAAGAATGGTTGAGTCTATCAAAGAGATATTGGGCGAAGATGATGAATAA